The Lutibacter sp. Hel_I_33_5 genome has a window encoding:
- a CDS encoding SPFH domain-containing protein, giving the protein MKAEKIIKLTNGYLMLVIALLLFFGGITLCIVNETPIYLISVFIGFITFFGFILVNPNTSKVILLFGKYVGTIKENGLYWANPLYKKKTISLRASNFDSERLKVNDKLGNPIMISTILVWRVTNTYKAAFDVDNYENFVRVQTDAAVRKLASMYPYDNFADEGHAEDITLRSSVNEVSEALEKELEERLSIAGIEVLEARIGYLAYAQEIASAMLKRQQATAIVAARHKIVQGAVEMVEMALEELNKKQIVDLDEERKAAMVSNLLVILCGDKEASPVVNAGTLSH; this is encoded by the coding sequence ATGAAGGCAGAGAAAATTATTAAACTCACAAACGGATACCTAATGCTAGTTATAGCTTTATTGTTGTTTTTTGGAGGTATTACATTATGTATAGTAAATGAAACACCAATCTATTTAATCTCAGTATTTATAGGTTTTATAACATTCTTTGGATTTATTTTAGTAAATCCGAATACTTCAAAAGTAATTTTACTTTTTGGTAAATATGTAGGTACTATCAAAGAAAATGGTTTGTATTGGGCAAATCCACTTTATAAGAAAAAAACGATCTCTTTACGAGCAAGTAACTTTGATAGCGAACGTTTAAAGGTAAACGACAAACTTGGAAATCCAATCATGATTTCTACCATTTTAGTATGGCGAGTTACCAATACATATAAAGCAGCTTTTGATGTTGATAATTACGAAAATTTCGTAAGAGTTCAAACTGATGCAGCTGTAAGAAAGTTAGCAAGTATGTATCCATATGATAATTTTGCTGATGAAGGACATGCAGAAGACATCACTTTACGTTCTAGTGTAAACGAAGTAAGTGAAGCCTTAGAAAAAGAACTGGAAGAGCGTTTATCAATTGCAGGAATTGAAGTTTTAGAAGCTAGAATTGGATATTTAGCCTATGCACAAGAAATTGCAAGTGCTATGCTAAAAAGACAACAAGCAACTGCTATTGTAGCTGCAAGACATAAAATTGTACAAGGGGCCGTAGAAATGGTAGAAATGGCTTTAGAAGAATTAAACAAAAAACAAATTGTTGATTTAGACGAAGAAAGAAAAGCCGCTATGGTTAGTAATTTATTAGTTATTTTATGTGGTGATAAGGAAGCTTCTCCAGTTGTAAATGCAGGAACATTAAGCCATTAG
- a CDS encoding thioredoxin family protein — protein MKILKSLVVLLVFTGLTAFTINNSKGYKVGDVASDFSLKNIDGKMISLSDYSTAKGYILVFTCNTCPYSVSNEDRLIALDKKYKTKGYPVIAINPNDPAARKGDSFEKMQVRAKEKGFTFPYLLDEGQKVYPKYGATKTPHVYILNKNKGKLIVEYIGAIDDSSRDESNVSERFVEDAVDALLQGKKPKKTYTRAIGCSIKTL, from the coding sequence ATGAAAATTTTAAAATCACTAGTAGTACTTTTAGTTTTTACTGGATTAACAGCTTTTACTATTAATAATTCAAAAGGATACAAAGTAGGAGATGTAGCATCAGATTTTTCGCTTAAAAACATTGACGGAAAAATGATCTCTTTGTCAGATTATTCAACAGCAAAAGGATATATTCTTGTTTTTACTTGTAATACATGTCCATATTCTGTTTCTAATGAAGATCGACTAATCGCTTTAGATAAAAAATATAAAACTAAAGGATATCCTGTAATTGCAATCAATCCAAATGATCCAGCAGCAAGAAAAGGAGATAGTTTTGAAAAGATGCAAGTTAGAGCTAAAGAAAAAGGGTTTACGTTTCCTTATTTATTGGATGAAGGTCAAAAAGTATATCCAAAATATGGAGCTACAAAAACACCTCATGTATATATTTTAAATAAAAATAAAGGAAAATTAATTGTAGAGTATATTGGTGCAATTGACGATAGTTCTAGAGATGAGTCTAATGTTTCTGAACGTTTTGTTGAAGATGCAGTAGATGCGTTATTACAAGGAAAAAAACCTAAGAAAACATATACCAGAGCAATTGGTTGTTCAATTAAAACCTTATAA
- the pfkA gene encoding 6-phosphofructokinase, with the protein MTKKVKKIAVITSGGDSPGMNAAIRSVVRACAYYRAECVGVYRGYQGMIESDFVTLTARSVNNIINKGGTILRSARSKDFRTKEGRKKAYENLKEQNVDGLIVIGGDGSFTGGVVFNKEYGFPIIGIPGTIDNDIFGTSHTLGYDTALNTAVEAIDKIRDTASSHNRLFFVEVMGRDAGFIALNAGVGAGAEEILIPEEDLGLERMLESLQKSRRSGKSSSIVVVAEGDRSGKNVYELAQYVEDNMPEYEVRVSVLGHMQRGGSPSCFDRVLASRLGVKAVELMLDGTTNVMVGLKDNKVAATNLEKAIKGQSSINSELLRVSDIMTT; encoded by the coding sequence ATGACAAAAAAAGTAAAGAAAATAGCTGTTATTACGTCTGGTGGAGATTCACCAGGGATGAATGCTGCTATAAGATCGGTAGTAAGAGCTTGTGCATATTACAGAGCAGAATGTGTTGGTGTATATAGAGGTTATCAAGGAATGATAGAATCTGATTTTGTTACGTTAACAGCAAGAAGTGTAAATAATATCATCAATAAAGGAGGAACAATTCTTAGATCTGCAAGATCAAAAGATTTTAGAACAAAAGAAGGTCGTAAAAAAGCATACGAAAACTTAAAAGAGCAAAATGTAGATGGATTAATCGTCATTGGTGGTGATGGATCTTTTACAGGAGGCGTAGTTTTTAATAAAGAATATGGCTTTCCAATTATAGGGATTCCAGGAACTATTGATAACGATATTTTTGGTACTTCACATACCTTAGGCTATGATACTGCATTAAACACTGCGGTTGAAGCAATTGATAAAATTAGAGATACTGCATCTTCACATAATAGATTATTCTTTGTAGAGGTAATGGGGCGCGATGCTGGTTTTATAGCATTAAACGCAGGTGTTGGAGCAGGAGCAGAGGAAATTTTAATCCCAGAAGAAGATCTAGGATTAGAACGAATGTTAGAATCATTGCAAAAAAGTAGACGTTCAGGTAAATCATCAAGTATTGTGGTGGTTGCCGAAGGTGATCGTTCTGGTAAGAATGTATATGAATTAGCACAATATGTTGAAGACAATATGCCAGAATATGAAGTTAGAGTTTCTGTTTTAGGGCATATGCAAAGAGGTGGTTCTCCATCATGTTTTGATAGAGTTTTAGCAAGTAGATTAGGTGTAAAAGCGGTTGAGTTAATGTTAGATGGTACAACAAACGTTATGGTTGGATTAAAAGATAACAAAGTAGCAGCAACCAATTTAGAAAAAGCAATAAAAGGTCAAAGTTCAATAAACTCAGAATTATTACGAGTTTCTGATATTATGACCACATAA
- a CDS encoding DUF2490 domain-containing protein codes for MKKLLLASFILLFTAQNFAQSNAEKELGVWYMFGGSHKLSEKLTIKSLAHFRFFEFGDDMQQLLLRAGLNYKLSDHFSVLAGYAFLNTDATYDLDGGKANEHRIYEDLYASHKISKLSFAHRIRLEHRFFKTNTNNWIRYQLGLSHPIDDKWSAYVYDEVFFNFSGQAYTMNWLGAGFKYKISKSTKLQLGYMNISTVNANFNRLQVGVSFSTNHIKKRKI; via the coding sequence ATGAAAAAATTATTACTAGCAAGCTTCATCTTGCTTTTTACAGCACAAAATTTTGCACAAAGCAACGCAGAGAAAGAATTAGGAGTATGGTATATGTTTGGAGGTTCTCATAAACTATCAGAAAAATTAACAATTAAATCATTAGCTCATTTTCGCTTTTTTGAATTTGGAGACGACATGCAACAATTGTTATTAAGAGCTGGATTAAACTATAAATTATCAGATCATTTTAGCGTACTTGCTGGATATGCTTTCTTAAATACAGATGCAACCTATGATCTTGATGGTGGTAAAGCAAATGAGCACAGAATTTACGAAGACCTTTATGCAAGTCATAAAATTTCAAAATTAAGTTTTGCGCATAGAATTCGACTAGAACATCGTTTTTTTAAGACAAATACTAATAATTGGATTCGTTATCAATTAGGATTAAGTCATCCAATAGATGATAAATGGTCTGCCTACGTTTATGATGAAGTTTTCTTTAATTTTAGTGGTCAAGCCTATACAATGAATTGGCTGGGCGCTGGTTTTAAATACAAAATTTCTAAATCCACAAAATTACAGTTAGGGTATATGAATATTTCTACTGTTAATGCTAATTTTAATAGATTACAAGTAGGAGTTTCATTTTCTACAAATCATATCAAAAAAAGAAAAATATAA
- a CDS encoding translocation/assembly module TamB, which translates to MLFLLLISLLSSLPLVQTKLAKYATERLNNDFGTNLVIKKVDFSFLGKVTLKGLEIRDHHKDTLIFVDKLNTSILNAKNILDNKVDLGSISIEGLDFVMKTYEGEQNDNLSVFIDSFEDDKPKDSISTPFILKTSNIYIDKLNFVFKDGNKKDSIQFEAKNGGGTLQDFKVEGPNVFTKIRGLYFVDNRGLKVTNLTSDFTYTKTSMDFNNTTLQTPNSKLAADIHFSYKREDLQHFNDKVVLTANFKKSSFSVKDIRKLYNEIGGNDVLNFTGKIKGTLNNFSANNVRMYSKNGMQIIGDLAFVNALNNERGFIFDGNLKKVSANYNQLVNVLPSLLGKALPTEFKRFGNFNLSGITKITPDYLEATLDVDSKIGNIISDLQLTNIDDIDNAAYSGEVEFNNFDIGVFFNDPLFGKVSLKGDVNGSGFKVENINTSFIGDVYQLDFNDYSYKNIKANGQYQNNLFDGDLSIDDENLKMNFKGLADLSSSIHKFDFDADIKHADLKKTHLFNRDSIAVLKGNIVLDADGNTLDDIVGKAIFKNISYTNLKKEYLFKEFRVSSSIKDSVKTIDVDSKDIVKGYLKGKFTFDELQPVAQNALGSIYTNYNPYPVQPHQFLDFNFTVYNQIVDVFFPKISVDNNTKIKGKIKADKNQLKLTLSSPKIVAYSNKIENLVLRTDNQNKLYNTHLTADKINTDYYKVSKLNLINRTENDTLYFKSIFKGTEKIRENYNLDFFYTINPEGKSVIGFEKSSFDYKHNTWQINPTKKYKNKVTFDLKNNEFDFSDFQLVSNQQKINFTGKLKGDNQKELTADLSNVALESFLPEIDSLALKGTLNGKVEFLQKDGLYKPEGLLEINDFEINKFKQGDLKLNIVGNNSLKKYDVNISLLRDEAKSIAAIGGLDFSSNTPTIDLEVFLEDFSLDAFSPLGQDVLSSLRGKASGNFTLKGFLGNPEMDGFLTLKDAGLKFPYLNADYDFEGDAVIGLQAQEFIIENTTLVDTKYNTKGKLSGNILHKDFDTWFLDLELETDNLLILDTQETEDSPYYGTGFIKGTAAIEGVTDKLNITVKGITQPNTLFVIPLKDVETVDSFDLIHFKSKETVVKDKQEEVAKEAFKGLSLDIELEVTKDAVAQVVIDKVYGSQLKGSGTGNLDIQINTNGKFDMFGTFNVDSGVYDFKLPGINKPFVIQKGGTISWDGSPFDANLDIVAFYKTKANPAVLLESFNTNRNIDIDLVTKITGGLFTSKQELDIQLPNVNPAIKSELDFVLNNNDVGEKNIQFMSLLALGSFVNPDKVNFDGNAAITGTASSAIAAAFSSLLNNPDSKLKLGVGYKQGRDNNDVASLNTDNQVDLNVSTKLGRNVIINGKVGVPVGSKTQSSVVGEVKVEVLLNDEGNFRAVIFNRQNEIQYSTEEEGYTQGVGLSYQVNFNSLSELLKKAGLKKKKKPAKKIKVLSKHKSLINQKKN; encoded by the coding sequence GTGCTTTTTTTATTGCTTATAAGTCTTTTATCTTCCTTACCATTAGTACAGACAAAATTAGCAAAGTATGCTACTGAAAGATTGAATAATGATTTTGGTACTAACTTGGTGATTAAAAAAGTTGATTTTTCCTTTTTAGGAAAAGTAACTTTGAAAGGTTTAGAAATAAGAGATCATCATAAAGACACGCTTATTTTTGTAGATAAACTTAATACATCAATATTAAACGCAAAAAATATTCTAGATAATAAAGTAGATTTAGGAAGTATTTCTATAGAAGGCTTAGATTTTGTTATGAAAACTTATGAAGGAGAACAGAATGATAATTTAAGTGTTTTTATTGATAGCTTTGAGGATGATAAACCAAAAGATAGCATCAGTACGCCTTTTATATTAAAGACTTCAAATATTTATATTGATAAATTAAATTTTGTTTTTAAGGATGGAAATAAGAAAGACTCCATTCAGTTTGAGGCTAAAAATGGTGGAGGAACTTTACAAGATTTTAAAGTAGAAGGTCCTAATGTTTTTACTAAAATAAGAGGGTTGTATTTTGTAGATAATAGAGGTTTAAAAGTAACTAATCTAACATCAGATTTTACGTATACAAAAACATCTATGGATTTTAACAACACTACGTTGCAAACTCCAAATTCTAAATTGGCTGCTGATATCCATTTCTCATATAAAAGAGAAGATTTACAACACTTTAATGATAAGGTTGTTTTAACTGCAAATTTTAAAAAGAGTAGCTTCTCTGTAAAAGACATTAGAAAATTATATAACGAAATTGGAGGTAATGATGTTTTAAATTTTACTGGAAAAATTAAAGGAACTCTTAATAATTTTAGTGCAAATAATGTTAGAATGTATTCTAAAAACGGAATGCAAATTATTGGCGATTTAGCTTTTGTAAATGCTTTAAACAATGAACGAGGATTTATTTTTGATGGGAATTTAAAGAAAGTTTCAGCAAATTATAATCAGTTAGTTAATGTATTACCAAGTCTCTTGGGTAAGGCATTGCCAACAGAGTTTAAACGTTTTGGGAATTTTAATTTATCAGGAATTACTAAGATTACACCAGATTATTTAGAAGCAACATTAGATGTAGATTCTAAAATTGGAAATATAATTTCAGATTTGCAGTTAACTAATATTGACGATATTGATAACGCAGCATATAGCGGAGAAGTAGAATTTAATAATTTTGATATTGGTGTGTTTTTTAACGATCCATTATTTGGAAAAGTATCTTTAAAAGGAGATGTAAATGGAAGCGGATTTAAAGTAGAAAACATTAATACGAGTTTTATTGGTGATGTTTATCAGTTAGATTTTAATGATTATTCTTATAAAAATATAAAAGCAAACGGACAATATCAAAACAACCTTTTTGATGGTGATTTAAGTATTGATGATGAAAATTTAAAAATGAATTTTAAAGGGTTAGCAGATTTATCATCCAGCATTCATAAGTTTGATTTTGATGCTGATATTAAACACGCAGACCTTAAAAAAACACATCTTTTTAATAGAGATAGCATAGCTGTTTTAAAAGGAAATATTGTTTTAGATGCAGATGGAAATACACTAGATGATATTGTTGGAAAAGCAATCTTTAAAAACATTTCTTATACAAATCTTAAAAAAGAATATTTGTTTAAAGAGTTTCGTGTTTCATCATCAATAAAAGACAGCGTAAAAACAATTGATGTTGACTCTAAAGATATTGTAAAAGGGTATTTAAAAGGTAAATTTACGTTTGATGAATTACAGCCTGTAGCTCAAAATGCTTTAGGAAGTATTTATACAAACTATAATCCGTATCCAGTACAACCGCATCAATTTTTAGATTTTAATTTTACAGTATATAATCAGATTGTAGATGTTTTTTTCCCAAAGATTTCCGTCGATAACAATACAAAGATTAAAGGGAAAATTAAAGCAGATAAAAATCAATTAAAATTAACACTTTCGTCACCCAAAATAGTTGCTTATAGTAATAAAATTGAAAACCTTGTTTTAAGAACTGATAATCAAAATAAATTATATAATACACATTTAACTGCCGATAAAATTAATACGGATTATTACAAAGTGTCAAAATTAAACCTTATCAATAGGACTGAAAATGACACGTTATATTTTAAATCGATTTTTAAAGGAACTGAGAAAATAAGAGAAAACTATAACCTAGATTTTTTCTATACCATTAATCCAGAAGGTAAATCTGTTATTGGATTTGAAAAATCATCTTTCGATTATAAGCATAATACTTGGCAAATAAATCCTACCAAAAAATATAAAAACAAAGTTACTTTCGATTTAAAAAATAATGAGTTTGACTTTAGTGATTTTCAATTAGTTTCTAATCAGCAAAAAATAAATTTTACTGGGAAGTTAAAAGGAGATAATCAAAAAGAATTAACTGCAGATTTATCTAATGTGGCATTAGAAAGTTTCTTGCCAGAAATAGATAGTTTAGCTTTAAAAGGAACATTAAATGGTAAGGTTGAGTTTTTACAGAAAGATGGATTATACAAGCCAGAAGGTTTATTAGAAATAAATGATTTTGAAATTAATAAATTTAAACAAGGAGATTTAAAATTAAATATTGTTGGAAATAATTCTCTTAAAAAGTACGATGTAAATATTTCTTTGTTAAGAGACGAGGCTAAAAGTATTGCAGCCATTGGTGGTTTAGATTTCTCGAGTAATACTCCAACCATAGATTTAGAAGTGTTTTTAGAAGATTTTTCTTTAGATGCTTTTAGCCCTTTAGGTCAAGATGTTCTCTCTAGCTTACGAGGTAAAGCCTCGGGTAATTTTACTTTAAAAGGTTTTTTAGGTAACCCCGAAATGGATGGTTTTTTAACATTGAAAGATGCAGGATTAAAATTTCCATACTTAAATGCTGATTATGATTTTGAAGGAGATGCAGTTATTGGTTTGCAAGCGCAAGAATTTATAATTGAAAACACAACTTTGGTTGATACCAAGTACAATACAAAAGGAAAGTTGTCTGGAAACATTTTGCATAAAGATTTTGATACTTGGTTTTTAGATTTAGAATTAGAAACAGATAATTTGTTAATACTGGATACTCAAGAAACTGAAGACTCACCATATTACGGAACTGGATTTATTAAAGGAACAGCAGCTATAGAAGGTGTTACTGATAAATTAAATATAACTGTTAAAGGAATTACACAGCCAAATACATTATTTGTAATTCCATTAAAAGATGTAGAAACAGTAGATAGTTTTGATTTGATTCATTTTAAATCTAAAGAGACAGTCGTTAAAGACAAGCAAGAAGAAGTAGCGAAAGAGGCTTTTAAAGGCTTGTCATTAGATATCGAATTAGAGGTCACTAAAGATGCTGTGGCACAAGTTGTAATTGATAAAGTATATGGAAGTCAGTTAAAAGGAAGTGGAACTGGGAATTTAGATATTCAGATAAATACCAATGGAAAGTTCGACATGTTTGGTACTTTTAATGTTGATAGTGGTGTTTATGATTTTAAATTACCAGGTATTAATAAACCTTTTGTTATTCAAAAAGGTGGTACAATTTCTTGGGATGGGAGTCCGTTTGATGCAAACTTAGATATAGTTGCATTTTACAAAACGAAGGCAAACCCAGCAGTTTTATTAGAAAGTTTTAATACCAATAGAAATATTGATATAGATTTAGTAACCAAAATTACGGGTGGTTTATTTACATCAAAACAAGAATTAGATATTCAATTACCAAATGTAAATCCAGCAATAAAATCTGAATTAGATTTTGTGTTAAATAATAATGATGTAGGAGAGAAAAATATTCAGTTTATGTCTTTATTAGCATTAGGTAGTTTTGTTAATCCAGATAAAGTAAATTTTGATGGTAATGCTGCAATAACTGGTACAGCCTCTAGTGCAATTGCTGCAGCTTTTTCTAGTTTATTAAACAATCCAGATAGTAAATTGAAATTAGGAGTTGGATATAAGCAAGGAAGAGATAATAATGATGTTGCAAGCTTAAATACTGATAATCAAGTAGATTTAAATGTAAGTACAAAACTTGGTAGAAATGTAATTATTAATGGAAAAGTAGGTGTGCCGGTTGGTTCTAAAACGCAATCTAGTGTTGTTGGTGAAGTAAAAGTAGAGGTATTACTAAACGATGAAGGAAATTTTAGAGCAGTTATCTTTAATAGACAAAACGAAATACAATATTCTACAGAAGAAGAAGGGTATACCCAAGGAGTTGGATTATCTTATCAAGTAAACTTTAATTCTTTATCTGAATTACTTAAAAAAGCAGGCTTAAAAAAGAAAAAGAAACCAGCAAAGAAGATTAAAGTTTTATCAAAACATAAAAGTTTAATTAATCAAAAGAAAAATTAA
- the tsaD gene encoding tRNA (adenosine(37)-N6)-threonylcarbamoyltransferase complex transferase subunit TsaD: MSTTKTYILGIESSCDDTSASVICNGRVLSNIVANQEVHSKYGGVVPELASRAHQQNIVPVVQQAIEQAGIDKRDLNAIAFTRGPGLMGSLLVGTSFAKSLAMGLDIPLIDVNHMQAHILAHFIIEEDSKIPPFPFVCLTISGGHTQLVKVSNHFDMEVLGETIDDAVGEAFDKSAKILGLPYPGGPLIDKYAQQGNPKAFTFTKPKVGDLDFSFSGLKTGILYFIQRNVKENPNFIKENLLDICASIQHTIVEILMDKLKNTVKKTGITNIAIAGGVSANSEIRKRLQLAEKHIGWITFIPKFQYTTDNAAMIAITGYLKYLNNTYADVDVTAKARLKVTE, translated from the coding sequence TTGAGCACAACTAAAACATACATTCTTGGGATTGAAAGTTCTTGTGACGATACGAGTGCTTCAGTAATTTGTAACGGACGTGTTTTAAGCAACATTGTTGCCAACCAAGAAGTACATTCTAAATATGGAGGAGTTGTCCCTGAATTAGCCTCAAGAGCACATCAACAAAATATTGTTCCTGTTGTGCAGCAAGCGATTGAACAAGCGGGAATTGATAAAAGAGATTTAAACGCTATTGCGTTTACACGTGGTCCAGGGCTCATGGGATCTTTACTAGTGGGAACTTCTTTTGCAAAATCATTAGCAATGGGATTGGATATTCCATTGATTGATGTAAACCACATGCAGGCACATATATTAGCACACTTTATTATTGAAGAGGACAGTAAAATTCCACCTTTCCCTTTTGTTTGTTTAACCATTAGTGGCGGACATACACAATTGGTAAAAGTTTCAAATCATTTTGACATGGAAGTTTTAGGCGAGACAATTGATGATGCAGTTGGTGAAGCATTTGATAAATCTGCAAAAATATTAGGATTACCTTATCCGGGCGGCCCATTGATTGATAAATATGCGCAACAAGGAAATCCGAAAGCATTTACATTTACAAAACCTAAGGTTGGTGATTTAGATTTTAGTTTTAGCGGATTAAAAACGGGTATTCTTTACTTTATTCAAAGAAATGTAAAAGAAAACCCAAATTTCATTAAAGAAAATCTTCTAGACATTTGTGCTTCAATTCAGCACACAATTGTTGAAATTTTAATGGACAAGCTTAAAAACACAGTTAAAAAAACAGGAATTACCAATATTGCAATAGCTGGCGGTGTTTCTGCTAATTCAGAAATTAGAAAACGGTTACAATTAGCTGAAAAACATATAGGATGGATAACTTTTATTCCTAAATTTCAATACACAACAGATAATGCTGCGATGATTGCTATTACTGGATATTTAAAATATTTAAATAATACGTATGCTGATGTTGATGTGACTGCAAAAGCAAGACTAAAAGTTACTGAATAA
- a CDS encoding Arc family DNA binding domain-containing protein, translating into MAKKKAFALRVNEDMIKAIEKWAADEFRSTNGQIEWMLMQSLKDAKRAPKKKDE; encoded by the coding sequence ATGGCAAAGAAAAAAGCATTTGCACTCCGCGTTAACGAAGACATGATAAAGGCCATTGAAAAATGGGCTGCAGATGAATTTCGCTCTACCAACGGACAAATAGAATGGATGCTAATGCAGTCTTTAAAAGATGCCAAAAGAGCCCCTAAAAAGAAAGATGAATAA
- a CDS encoding DUF4177 domain-containing protein: MKEYKIVSPKLGWKNRTQKYEDLLNQNAREGWVVHSIFQNTGGILFERDKNR; encoded by the coding sequence ATGAAAGAATATAAAATAGTATCGCCAAAATTAGGATGGAAAAACAGAACTCAAAAGTATGAAGACCTTTTAAATCAAAACGCTCGAGAAGGTTGGGTTGTACACTCAATATTTCAAAATACTGGTGGTATACTTTTTGAAAGAGATAAAAATAGATAA
- a CDS encoding TlpA disulfide reductase family protein: MKSFLFLCSVLFIVSSCKTEPKKEVNKIAEVATSIAIETVNYEKLKPLLHLMNDKTYVINFWATWCAPCVKELPEFEKLHANYKDKNVEVILVSLDFPKQVKKRLIPFIIKNNIQSKVIHFEDKDEQFWIKDIADNWTGALPATLIYNAKKRKFYEQSFDYETLENELTPHLNI, translated from the coding sequence ATGAAGTCATTCCTTTTTTTATGTAGTGTTTTATTTATTGTAAGTTCTTGTAAAACAGAACCTAAAAAAGAAGTAAATAAAATTGCAGAAGTAGCTACTTCTATAGCCATTGAAACTGTTAATTATGAAAAATTAAAGCCATTATTACATCTTATGAATGATAAGACGTATGTGATTAACTTTTGGGCGACTTGGTGTGCGCCTTGTGTGAAAGAATTGCCAGAGTTTGAAAAGTTACATGCCAATTATAAGGATAAAAACGTTGAGGTTATTTTGGTGAGTTTAGATTTTCCAAAACAAGTTAAAAAACGATTAATACCATTTATTATTAAAAATAACATACAATCTAAAGTGATTCATTTTGAAGATAAGGATGAACAATTTTGGATAAAAGACATTGCAGATAATTGGACGGGGGCGTTGCCAGCTACATTAATATATAATGCTAAAAAAAGAAAGTTTTATGAGCAATCATTTGATTATGAAACATTAGAAAATGAATTAACCCCCCACCTAAATATATAA
- a CDS encoding S1/P1 nuclease, which produces MKIRLLFILSYIFITSSSFATDDIWGPTGHRATGKIAEMHLTKKAKRQIDKLLKGESLAFVSTYADQIKSDRKYSKYYPWHYVNFPLDGSYETSEKNPKGDIVTGVAHCVNVLKDKNSTLEDKRFFLKMLVHFMGDLHQPMHIGQKEDKGGNTIQVQWFKRGTNLHRVWDENMIEEWNMSYLELANNAEDLSKEQIKAIEKGSVIDWVYDTHKITKKVYKSVKQGENLRYRYSYVYFPIVRQQLQKGGIRLAKLLNDIFC; this is translated from the coding sequence ATGAAAATTCGTCTTCTCTTTATTTTGAGTTATATATTCATTACTTCAAGTTCTTTTGCAACAGATGATATTTGGGGCCCAACTGGACATAGAGCAACTGGGAAAATTGCAGAAATGCATTTAACTAAAAAAGCAAAAAGACAGATTGATAAATTATTAAAAGGCGAAAGTTTAGCATTTGTTTCTACGTATGCAGATCAGATAAAATCCGATAGAAAATATAGTAAATATTATCCATGGCATTATGTGAATTTTCCTTTGGATGGAAGTTATGAAACTTCAGAAAAAAATCCAAAAGGAGATATAGTTACTGGGGTAGCACACTGTGTAAATGTGTTAAAAGATAAAAATAGTACTTTAGAAGATAAACGCTTTTTTTTAAAGATGTTGGTGCATTTTATGGGGGATTTACATCAACCGATGCATATTGGACAGAAAGAAGATAAAGGTGGAAATACGATACAAGTACAATGGTTTAAAAGAGGCACGAATCTGCACAGAGTTTGGGATGAAAATATGATTGAGGAATGGAACATGAGTTATTTAGAATTGGCAAATAATGCTGAAGATTTATCAAAAGAACAAATCAAAGCGATTGAAAAAGGATCTGTGATAGATTGGGTGTATGATACTCATAAAATTACTAAGAAAGTATATAAATCTGTTAAGCAAGGTGAGAATTTGCGTTATAGATATTCATATGTATATTTTCCAATTGTAAGACAGCAATTACAAAAAGGAGGCATTCGTTTAGCAAAATTATTGAATGATATATTTTGTTAG